One genomic window of Gossypium hirsutum isolate 1008001.06 chromosome D11, Gossypium_hirsutum_v2.1, whole genome shotgun sequence includes the following:
- the LOC107898547 gene encoding UDP-N-acetylglucosamine transporter ROCK1 yields MAAKKPKSSTPNPGNMSPRVWFYSILLTLQYGFQPIISKRFTRREVIVTSSVLTCEVAKVVCALILMAKDGSLKKLAKEWTLVGSLTASGLPAAIYALQNSLLQISYRNLDSLTFSMLNQTKIIFTAIFTYIILRQRQSIQQIGALFLLIMAAVLLSIGEGSSKGSSSGDPEKILFYGIAPVLVASVLSGLASALCQWASQVKKHSSYLMTVEMSIVGSLCLLASTSKSPDGEAIRRYGFFYGWTPLTLIPVVTNALGGILVGLVTSLAGGVRKGFVIVSALLVTAMLQFLFEGTPPSVYCLVALPLVISSISIYQKYPYQVKKKEA; encoded by the exons ATGGCGGCGAAAAAGCCCAAATCTTCCACTCCTAACCCAGGCAATATGAGTCCACGCGTTTGGTTTTACTCCATTTTACTAACTCTTCAATATGGATTCCAACCTATTATCTCCAAACGCTTCACCAG ACGAGAAGTAATTGTAACTTCATCAGTCTTGACATGTGAGGTAGCCAAG GTTGTATGTGCCCTTATTCTCATGGCAAAAGATGGTAGCTTAAAGAAACTGGCAAAGGAATGGACTTTGGTGGGTTCACTTACTGCATCAGGTCTTCCTGCAGCAATTTATGCACTTCAAAACAGCTTGTTGCAGATATCTTACAGGAATCTAGATTCACTTACTTTCTCAATGCTGAACCAGACAAAAATAATTTTCactgccatatttacatatatcataCTGAG GCAGAGACAGTCAATTCAACAAATCGGGGCTCTGTTCTTGTTGATCATGGCAGCTGTCCTTCTAAGCATTGGTGAAGGCTCTAGCAAAGGGTCTAGCAGTGGTGACCctgagaaaattttattttatggaaTTGCCCCAGTCTTAGTTGCTTCTGTACTCTCTGGTTTGGCTTCTGCATTATGCCAATGGGCTTCTCAG GTCAAGAAGCACTCATCATACTTGATGACTGTAGAAATGTCTATAGTTGGAAGCTTGTGCTTGCTGGCTAGTACCTCTAAGTCTCCAGATGGAGAAGCTATCAGACGCTATGGTTTCTTTTATGGTTGGACTCCACTAACTTTG ATTCCGGTTGTTACCAATGCTCTCGGTGGGATTCTTGTTGGCCTTGTCACTAGCCTTGCTGGTGGTGTGAGAAAG GGGTTCGTCATTGTTTCTGCACTACTTGTAACAGCCATGCTGCAGTTCCTTTTCGAAGGAACACCGCCATCAGTGTATTGTCTTGTGGCTCTTCCACTTGTCATTAGCAGCATTTCGATATACCAGAAATATCCATACCAAGTCAAAAAGAAAGAAGCCTAA